In a single window of the Acidobacteriaceae bacterium genome:
- a CDS encoding caspase family protein, producing MRRVTWVLAFLSASVPCASMHAQARCGAGKDLVVQALERVQADSGADQLEDADQLLKRAIELCSDLGEAWYYRSLVEAKLGHAQIASYAMRQAQLFPSDALSQRLTPFVLATPRARGLETPAPGQPAKPSGAPPQKWALVVGIASFQDKVIPPLSYTANDAKSFADVLLSPQYGQFKQENVHVLVNEEATTRHIKEQLNWLARSAGPDDLVVVYIAAHGSPREVDTAGVSYIITNDTDIGTDINNPDVDSLYATALPMVDVANAVATRVRAERTAIFLDTCYSGNATDKKLMLPGLASGSISSATLDHIKQGSGRMIFTASGVNEESLESDAIKHGYFTYYLVQALEQQNGAIPLSQAFAYVQQHVHMRAQTEAHAEQNPVLSRSEDTTDFSLGIQPAHANLERTHAPASAE from the coding sequence GTGCGTAGAGTCACCTGGGTCCTGGCTTTCCTGAGCGCGAGCGTGCCGTGTGCATCGATGCACGCGCAGGCGCGCTGCGGTGCAGGCAAGGACCTCGTTGTGCAGGCATTGGAGCGCGTACAGGCCGATAGCGGAGCGGATCAACTGGAGGACGCGGATCAGCTACTGAAGCGTGCGATCGAGCTCTGCAGCGACCTTGGTGAGGCGTGGTACTACCGGTCACTCGTTGAAGCCAAACTCGGGCATGCGCAGATTGCCAGCTATGCCATGCGCCAGGCGCAGCTCTTCCCGTCCGACGCGCTCTCACAGCGTCTGACTCCGTTCGTACTCGCCACGCCGCGCGCTCGCGGGCTGGAAACTCCTGCACCCGGTCAGCCTGCGAAACCCTCCGGCGCACCACCGCAGAAATGGGCGCTCGTCGTTGGCATCGCGTCGTTTCAGGACAAGGTGATCCCTCCGCTCAGTTACACGGCGAACGACGCGAAGAGTTTTGCTGATGTCCTGTTGAGTCCGCAGTACGGCCAATTCAAGCAGGAGAACGTTCACGTTCTTGTGAACGAAGAGGCGACAACCCGCCACATCAAGGAGCAACTGAATTGGCTGGCCCGCAGCGCAGGGCCCGATGACCTTGTGGTGGTCTACATCGCAGCACACGGATCCCCGCGCGAGGTAGACACCGCTGGCGTGAGCTACATCATCACCAACGACACCGATATCGGAACAGACATAAACAATCCTGACGTGGACAGTCTCTATGCCACTGCATTACCGATGGTTGACGTCGCAAATGCCGTTGCGACCCGCGTACGCGCTGAGCGTACGGCGATCTTTCTCGACACCTGCTATAGCGGGAACGCGACAGATAAGAAATTGATGCTGCCGGGTCTCGCCTCCGGATCAATCTCATCTGCAACGCTCGATCACATCAAGCAGGGCAGCGGCCGCATGATCTTCACCGCAAGCGGCGTCAATGAGGAGTCGCTGGAGAGCGATGCCATCAAGCATGGCTATTTCACTTACTACCTGGTGCAGGCGCTCGAACAACAAAACGGAGCCATACCGTTGTCACAGGCATTCGCATACGTGCAGCAGCACGTGCATATGCGGGCGCAGACGGAAGCG
- a CDS encoding GGDEF domain-containing protein, which yields MHKPMAIRVILLLGAIFLACGSVGLVIVRLSNPLLRGVGWLGGCFASGAAGALLLALHGSLPRVTTVALADVLILGSFVLLHTAVLELSESSSLFPTFGVALLVLQAAADLTLMYSPVGFGPSGSRIVLAGLLIAVVCGHTAFTLIGVARRAIRTSALFSAALLLAFAFYNVVRVLAVGLGLLSRPEMFYKEETFTFGLFVAVALGIAFGFFWMTTAMLTTGLEQMASTDPLTRIYNRRVFLMWAEKELTRGQRTGTPFSVLMVDLDHFKQINDCFGHQAGDQALCAVVEKMQDSVRGIDVLGRWGGEEFAVLLPGAAADAALLVAQRVRRNIERILLPGSGIRNGERVQMISVTASVGIATYRGVDDNVHTMMERADMALYQAKAAGRNCVLATA from the coding sequence TTGCACAAACCCATGGCGATTCGAGTCATTCTTCTTCTCGGTGCAATCTTCCTGGCCTGCGGCAGCGTGGGACTCGTTATCGTACGCCTGAGCAATCCCCTGCTACGGGGTGTGGGGTGGCTGGGCGGCTGCTTCGCCTCAGGCGCAGCCGGCGCACTCCTTCTGGCGCTCCATGGCAGTTTGCCTCGCGTTACTACGGTGGCGCTGGCAGATGTTCTGATTCTTGGTTCCTTCGTGCTGCTGCATACCGCAGTGCTGGAACTATCGGAAAGTTCTTCCTTGTTTCCGACGTTTGGCGTCGCGCTTCTTGTATTGCAGGCGGCGGCAGACCTCACGTTAATGTATTCACCGGTCGGCTTTGGGCCGTCCGGCTCACGAATAGTCCTGGCGGGACTCCTGATTGCAGTGGTCTGCGGCCACACAGCTTTCACCCTGATCGGGGTCGCACGGCGAGCGATCCGCACCTCCGCATTATTTAGCGCTGCCCTGCTGTTGGCCTTCGCTTTCTATAATGTGGTGCGCGTGCTGGCCGTCGGACTCGGTCTGCTTTCGCGACCGGAGATGTTTTACAAAGAAGAGACGTTTACGTTCGGGCTCTTTGTCGCGGTGGCGCTGGGTATCGCGTTCGGCTTCTTCTGGATGACCACTGCGATGCTCACCACGGGGCTCGAGCAGATGGCCAGCACCGATCCGCTTACCCGCATCTACAATCGGCGCGTCTTCCTGATGTGGGCGGAGAAAGAGCTGACACGGGGACAGCGAACGGGAACACCGTTTTCGGTCCTCATGGTCGATCTCGACCATTTCAAGCAGATCAACGACTGCTTCGGGCATCAGGCGGGCGACCAGGCGCTGTGCGCGGTTGTGGAAAAGATGCAGGATTCTGTTCGTGGCATCGATGTGCTGGGCCGGTGGGGCGGCGAGGAATTCGCCGTGCTGCTTCCCGGTGCCGCGGCCGATGCCGCCCTGCTTGTCGCTCAGCGTGTCCGTCGCAATATTGAGCGGATTCTGCTGCCCGGCAGCGGCATTCGCAATGGCGAGCGCGTTCAGATGATCAGCGTTACGGCCAGCGTCGGCATCGCGACGTACCGCGGCGTCGATGATAACGTGCACACCATGATGGAGCGCGCCGATATGGCGCTTTATCAAGCCAAGGCTGCGGGACGCAACTGCGTGCTTGCTACCGCCTAA
- a CDS encoding erythromycin esterase family protein, with translation MGSAFNTSQALSQIARSAQPLSFINPTQYDPLLAAIGDARVVLIGEASHGTHDFYRERARITRRLIEEKGFNAVAVEGDWPDAYRVNRFVTAQVGNEQQTDQAFEALSGFRRFPAWMWRNMDVLAFLEWLRGHNQRLAASVGFFGLDLYSLYGSIQEVLRFLDRNDPEAAARARFRYSCFDQFGEDSQAYGYSAGYELTESCEQGVVEQLLEMRRKSSSIAGSGELANQFFSARENAEVVRDAERYYRTMFGGRVSSWNLRDRHMAETLDRLLAHLGPHSKVVVWAHNSHLGDARATEMGRIGELNLGQLVRERYPNASFLLGFTTYSGEVTAASTWDEPAQRMIIRRALPNSIESLFHQTGLGDFLLPLRGEAIRNVLSKPLLERAIGVIYRPETERVSHYFEARVPEQFDAVIHIDRTLALIPLETTVPWHEGEVPETFPSAV, from the coding sequence ATGGGATCGGCGTTTAACACCAGCCAGGCGCTCTCGCAGATCGCCCGCAGCGCGCAGCCCCTTTCCTTCATCAACCCGACTCAATATGATCCGTTGCTTGCAGCGATCGGCGATGCCCGGGTTGTTCTGATTGGCGAAGCCTCACATGGCACGCACGACTTTTACCGTGAGCGCGCGCGAATCACGCGTCGGCTCATCGAGGAGAAGGGCTTCAACGCTGTTGCTGTCGAGGGCGATTGGCCTGACGCGTACCGGGTCAACCGCTTCGTCACGGCGCAAGTGGGAAATGAGCAGCAAACAGATCAAGCCTTCGAGGCACTCAGCGGATTTCGCCGCTTCCCCGCGTGGATGTGGCGCAACATGGACGTGCTTGCGTTTTTGGAGTGGCTCCGAGGCCACAATCAACGTCTCGCAGCGTCTGTAGGCTTCTTCGGTCTCGATCTTTACAGCCTCTATGGCTCCATTCAGGAGGTCCTCCGCTTTCTCGATCGTAACGACCCCGAAGCTGCTGCGCGCGCTCGCTTTCGCTATAGCTGCTTTGACCAGTTCGGCGAGGATTCCCAGGCTTATGGCTATTCCGCGGGATATGAGCTTACTGAGAGCTGCGAGCAAGGGGTGGTCGAACAACTGCTTGAAATGCGGCGCAAAAGTTCGTCCATAGCCGGGAGCGGTGAACTCGCGAATCAGTTTTTCTCTGCCCGCGAGAATGCCGAGGTCGTTCGAGACGCAGAGCGCTATTACCGGACGATGTTTGGTGGGCGCGTGAGCTCCTGGAATCTGCGCGACCGTCACATGGCAGAAACGCTGGATCGGCTGCTGGCTCATCTCGGCCCTCATTCGAAGGTGGTCGTGTGGGCCCACAACTCCCACCTTGGCGACGCGAGAGCGACGGAGATGGGGCGAATCGGCGAGCTCAACCTGGGTCAACTTGTGCGCGAGCGGTACCCCAATGCATCCTTCCTGCTTGGGTTCACCACATACTCCGGCGAAGTCACGGCAGCGTCGACCTGGGATGAGCCCGCGCAACGGATGATCATTCGGCGGGCGCTGCCTAACAGTATCGAATCGCTGTTCCACCAAACGGGGCTCGGCGACTTCCTCCTGCCTTTGCGGGGGGAGGCTATACGCAACGTGCTCTCAAAACCATTACTGGAGCGCGCAATCGGTGTGATCTACCGGCCGGAGACAGAGCGGGTAAGCCACTACTTCGAGGCTCGGGTGCCGGAACAATTTGATGCGGTCATCCATATAGACCGGACGCTTGCTCTCATCCCGCTCGAGACAACGGTTCCATGGCACGAGGGTGAGGTACCGGAAACCTTTCCCTCCGCAGTTTAG
- a CDS encoding FAD-linked oxidase C-terminal domain-containing protein, with protein sequence MPAVSVEVSSSLSEDMARQLGRRTEAEVRFDPGSRAIYASDLSHYRQVPIGAVIPRTIDDVIATVAVCREYGVPILGRGAGTSLAGQTCNVAVVIDFSKYLNRLIELNPRQRYAWVEPGLINDHLRNAAEKHGLTFAPDPATHQYCTIGGMIGNNSCGAHSVLGGKTSENIEELDLLTYDGLRFTVGATSDRDFKKTLQAGGRTAEIYQRLRTLRDTYADEVRRKFPKIPRRVSGYNLDYLLPENGFHIARALVGTEGTCVLVLRAKTKLIHSPQHRVLLVIAYPDVATAGGHASKIAELAPIAIEGFERHVIENEEFKGKPLPGLQHFPNGGAWLLVEFGADSESKVLALGEKARKWVESHDRDHLGLNLLTKKKDQYDAMDVRERGLGATRVPGKGLETWPGWEDAAVPPAKLGNYLRDFVDLCKHYGYYSVIYGHFGQGCIHARMDFDLKSTEGVAKYRRFVTEAAHLVTDYGGSLSGEHGDGQSRAELLPIMFGDRLVNAFREFKTIWDPSGKMNPGKLVDPYPLDSNLRTGPDYKPNPVLTIFQFPDDHGSMAAATERCFGVGKCRKIDAGTMCPSFQVTREEQHSTRGRARMLFEMLRGEVIDDGWRDPHIKDALDLCLACKGCKGECPVSVDVATYKAEFLAHYYEGRTRPPSAYTMGFIDKWAQLASVSPALANLATQTPGLASVVRTLGGITPHRKLPAFPPRTFKNWFFDRDSNDSSPMNIRGDVILWADTFNNFLFPHTASAGVEVLEDAGFRVHVHKQNLCCGRPLYDFGMLDDAKIYLRTVLDALSREIASGVPIVCLEPSCASVFHDELTNLFPHDEAAQKLRKQVVLFSDFLESVGYRPAQRNQQLVGRKAIVHGHCHHKALWSMAPEERLLREAGLQPQVVDSGCCGLAGSFGYETEHYDISMKIGERVLLPDVRSADRDTVIVADGFSCRQQISHGTSRRAMHLAEVLQMAMRPSAPRPRRGYIEDGHTEPKHGIPALPIFAAAGLVSAAGLFLLTRTRRSNTTHALREGR encoded by the coding sequence ATGCCGGCTGTTTCCGTTGAAGTCTCTTCATCTCTCTCCGAGGATATGGCCCGGCAACTTGGCAGACGAACCGAAGCCGAGGTTCGTTTCGATCCTGGTTCGCGCGCCATCTACGCGTCCGATCTCTCGCACTACCGGCAGGTGCCGATCGGCGCAGTCATTCCGAGAACCATTGACGACGTGATCGCGACTGTGGCCGTATGCCGTGAATATGGCGTTCCAATTCTAGGTCGCGGAGCAGGAACGAGCCTCGCTGGTCAAACATGCAATGTTGCGGTAGTCATCGATTTCTCCAAGTACCTCAATCGTCTGATCGAGCTCAATCCGAGGCAGCGTTACGCGTGGGTGGAGCCCGGACTGATCAACGATCACCTGCGTAATGCAGCCGAGAAACACGGCCTCACGTTTGCGCCTGACCCTGCGACGCATCAGTACTGCACGATCGGCGGCATGATCGGGAATAACTCTTGCGGCGCGCATTCGGTATTGGGTGGAAAGACATCCGAGAACATCGAGGAGCTCGACCTTCTCACATACGATGGACTGCGTTTCACGGTAGGCGCCACGAGCGATCGTGACTTCAAGAAGACCCTGCAGGCAGGCGGTCGTACCGCGGAGATCTATCAGAGGCTTCGCACATTGCGCGACACGTATGCGGATGAGGTTCGGAGAAAATTTCCGAAAATCCCGCGCCGCGTTTCGGGCTATAACCTTGATTATCTTCTGCCAGAGAATGGCTTTCATATCGCACGCGCTCTCGTAGGAACTGAAGGCACGTGTGTCCTCGTTCTTCGCGCGAAGACCAAACTGATCCATAGCCCACAACACCGCGTTCTGCTCGTTATCGCTTACCCGGATGTCGCTACCGCAGGCGGCCATGCTTCCAAGATCGCCGAGCTGGCTCCGATTGCAATCGAAGGCTTCGAGCGCCACGTGATTGAAAATGAGGAATTCAAAGGCAAGCCACTGCCCGGCTTGCAACACTTCCCCAATGGAGGCGCATGGCTGCTGGTGGAGTTTGGCGCCGATAGTGAGAGCAAGGTTCTTGCCTTGGGTGAGAAGGCAAGAAAGTGGGTCGAGTCTCACGATCGCGATCACCTCGGCCTCAACCTGCTCACCAAAAAGAAAGATCAGTATGATGCGATGGACGTCCGCGAGCGGGGGCTCGGCGCGACACGTGTGCCTGGCAAAGGGCTTGAAACGTGGCCTGGGTGGGAAGACGCGGCTGTGCCGCCGGCAAAGCTAGGCAACTATCTTCGTGATTTCGTCGACCTGTGCAAACACTATGGGTACTACTCCGTGATTTATGGCCACTTCGGCCAAGGCTGCATTCATGCCCGCATGGACTTCGACCTGAAGTCGACGGAGGGTGTCGCTAAGTATCGCCGGTTCGTGACCGAAGCCGCACATCTCGTTACGGACTACGGCGGCTCGCTCTCGGGCGAACATGGTGATGGCCAATCGCGCGCGGAACTCCTGCCGATCATGTTCGGCGACCGCCTTGTGAATGCCTTCCGTGAGTTCAAGACCATCTGGGATCCGTCAGGAAAAATGAACCCAGGCAAGCTGGTCGATCCCTATCCCCTGGATTCGAACCTGCGGACTGGCCCCGACTACAAGCCGAATCCCGTGCTTACCATCTTTCAGTTCCCGGACGATCACGGCAGCATGGCCGCGGCTACGGAGCGCTGCTTCGGCGTGGGCAAATGCCGCAAGATCGACGCCGGAACGATGTGCCCGAGTTTTCAGGTAACACGCGAAGAGCAGCATTCGACGCGCGGGCGGGCGCGCATGCTGTTCGAGATGCTCCGTGGCGAGGTGATCGACGACGGTTGGCGCGATCCGCATATTAAAGATGCGCTCGATCTTTGTCTCGCATGCAAAGGCTGTAAAGGGGAGTGTCCAGTCAGCGTCGATGTGGCGACATACAAGGCCGAGTTCCTCGCACATTATTATGAGGGCCGTACGCGTCCACCTTCTGCCTACACGATGGGCTTCATCGACAAATGGGCACAGCTCGCGTCGGTTTCGCCGGCGCTTGCAAATCTGGCCACACAGACACCTGGGCTCGCGTCCGTCGTGCGAACGCTGGGTGGAATAACGCCGCATCGCAAGCTTCCCGCGTTTCCTCCTCGCACGTTCAAAAATTGGTTCTTCGATCGAGATTCAAACGACAGCAGCCCGATGAACATCCGCGGCGACGTCATCCTCTGGGCAGATACGTTCAATAACTTTCTCTTTCCCCACACCGCGAGCGCCGGCGTCGAGGTGCTTGAAGACGCTGGATTTCGAGTGCACGTGCACAAACAAAATCTCTGTTGTGGCCGCCCTCTTTACGACTTCGGGATGCTCGACGATGCGAAGATCTACCTGCGCACGGTACTTGATGCTCTCTCTCGAGAGATCGCCTCCGGTGTACCCATCGTCTGCCTTGAGCCTAGCTGTGCGTCCGTCTTTCACGACGAGCTGACTAATCTTTTCCCGCATGACGAGGCCGCGCAGAAACTGCGCAAGCAGGTCGTTCTATTCTCCGACTTTCTCGAGAGCGTGGGTTACCGGCCTGCACAACGCAACCAGCAACTGGTTGGTCGTAAAGCAATCGTTCACGGTCACTGTCACCACAAGGCTCTCTGGAGCATGGCTCCTGAAGAACGATTGCTTCGGGAAGCCGGACTTCAGCCGCAAGTGGTGGATTCCGGGTGCTGCGGTCTCGCGGGTTCCTTTGGCTATGAGACCGAGCACTATGACATCTCTATGAAAATCGGCGAGCGCGTGCTGTTGCCTGACGTGCGCTCCGCGGACCGGGATACCGTCATCGTCGCCGACGGGTTCAGTTGCCGTCAGCAGATCTCGCACGGAACTTCACGTCGCGCCATGCACCTTGCCGAGGTCCTGCAGATGGCCATGCGGCCGTCCGCTCCGCGCCCAAGGCGCGGCTACATCGAAGACGGTCACACCGAGCCTAAGCACGGCATTCCTGCCCTGCCTATCTTTGCAGCCGCTGGATTGGTGTCCGCCGCAGGGCTGTTCCTGCTCACACGAACTCGCCGCTCAAACACGACGCATGCACTCCGCGAGGGCCGTTGA
- a CDS encoding VWA domain-containing protein, with protein sequence MNCRRPLRFVMWSGLMLAAPALFAQQIGSNSAQSDNNGTYKLSVTSQLVVETVVAKDKQDHFINGLSAKDFSITEDGVPQKIRFCEHEVLPTDSEALPPMQDEDENITIYHRLTRTSIAPEDTQRDTGKSRYQGRRLIVLYFDMTTMPPEDQLRAITAAETFIRKQMTAADLISIMRYQGGSVDVLQDFSADRNRLLSILQTMLVGEGQGSQDSIDDASSADTGAAFGQDDSEFNVFNNDRQLSALQTAAQMLAGMNEKKSLIYFASGLRLHGIDNQAQLHATVDAAIRAGVTFWAVDARGLVASAPLGDATQGSPGGQAMYTGASVQAVNNNFAQSQDTLYSLASDTGGKALLDNNDLTRGITQAQRAVTDYYVIGYYTTNTAQNGHFRKIKLMLNSGTPASLDYRQGYYANKEFAHFNETDKERQLEDALMLGDPVTDLTVSMEINYFQLNRAEYYVPLVVKIPGRELALAKKMGSEHTLIDFVCEIKDDFGGTTVSNIRDSVNIKLSDQTAAQLAHQPIEYDAGVTLLPGHYTIKFLARDDETGRIGTFQTSFYIPNLNKVTAQIPISSVVLSSQRLNMDDALYNTVRGKQAAKNDAANPLVQDGQKLVPSVTRVFKADKDLYVFLQAYAAQAEKTASVPAQTEPLVGYVSLYSEGQLAFSSKLLAATPLSNTRLGVTPFMFTLPLGTLKAGNYRCQVTLLDAEQHRVAFWQGPLRVIP encoded by the coding sequence ATGAACTGCCGTCGACCTTTGCGGTTTGTTATGTGGAGCGGTCTGATGCTCGCCGCGCCGGCGCTATTCGCGCAGCAGATTGGGAGCAATTCGGCGCAGAGCGACAACAACGGGACGTACAAGCTGAGCGTTACATCTCAGCTCGTTGTCGAGACCGTAGTTGCGAAAGACAAGCAGGATCATTTCATCAATGGCTTGTCGGCAAAAGACTTCTCGATCACGGAGGACGGTGTGCCGCAGAAGATCCGGTTCTGCGAGCACGAGGTTTTACCGACCGACTCAGAAGCACTGCCTCCGATGCAGGATGAGGACGAAAACATCACCATCTACCATCGGCTGACGCGGACCTCTATCGCTCCGGAGGACACGCAGCGAGATACGGGCAAGAGCCGGTATCAGGGTCGCAGACTGATTGTTCTGTACTTCGACATGACGACGATGCCGCCGGAGGACCAACTGCGGGCAATCACCGCCGCAGAGACTTTCATCCGCAAGCAAATGACAGCGGCCGATCTGATTTCTATCATGCGGTATCAGGGTGGTTCTGTGGATGTGCTCCAGGACTTTTCTGCCGATCGCAATCGGCTGTTGAGCATCCTCCAGACAATGCTGGTCGGGGAAGGACAGGGTTCCCAAGACTCGATCGATGACGCCAGCAGCGCAGACACGGGTGCGGCGTTTGGTCAGGACGACAGCGAATTTAATGTCTTCAACAATGACCGGCAGCTCTCAGCTTTGCAGACTGCGGCGCAGATGCTCGCAGGCATGAATGAGAAGAAGTCGTTGATCTACTTTGCCAGTGGGTTGCGTTTGCATGGCATCGACAATCAGGCACAACTGCACGCGACCGTCGATGCAGCGATCCGTGCAGGCGTGACCTTCTGGGCCGTGGACGCGCGTGGTCTTGTGGCGAGTGCGCCGCTCGGCGACGCGACACAGGGTTCCCCGGGCGGCCAGGCGATGTATACAGGTGCGTCGGTGCAGGCAGTGAACAACAATTTTGCGCAATCGCAGGACACGCTATATTCGCTTGCGTCAGATACCGGAGGAAAGGCGCTCCTGGATAACAACGACCTGACGCGTGGAATCACGCAGGCTCAACGCGCAGTTACTGACTATTACGTAATCGGCTATTACACAACGAATACTGCGCAGAACGGGCACTTTAGGAAGATAAAGCTAATGCTCAATAGCGGTACGCCTGCTTCGCTGGATTACCGGCAGGGGTATTACGCGAATAAGGAATTTGCGCACTTCAACGAAACAGACAAGGAGAGGCAGCTTGAGGACGCCCTGATGTTAGGTGATCCCGTCACCGACCTCACTGTTTCGATGGAGATCAACTATTTTCAGCTGAATCGAGCAGAGTATTACGTGCCCCTCGTAGTAAAGATTCCCGGACGCGAACTCGCGCTCGCGAAGAAGATGGGATCCGAGCACACGCTGATCGACTTCGTCTGCGAGATCAAAGACGATTTCGGCGGTACGACGGTGAGCAACATCCGCGACAGTGTCAACATCAAGCTGAGTGACCAGACGGCCGCCCAGCTGGCGCACCAGCCAATTGAGTATGACGCTGGCGTAACGCTTCTGCCAGGACATTACACGATTAAATTCCTCGCGCGTGACGATGAAACCGGGCGTATAGGAACGTTCCAGACATCGTTCTACATCCCGAACCTTAATAAAGTGACCGCGCAGATCCCTATCAGCTCAGTTGTGTTGAGCAGCCAGCGCTTAAACATGGACGATGCGTTGTACAACACAGTCCGAGGGAAGCAGGCGGCCAAGAATGATGCGGCGAATCCACTCGTGCAGGACGGCCAAAAGCTTGTTCCCAGCGTCACGCGAGTATTCAAAGCGGATAAAGACCTCTATGTATTCCTGCAGGCATATGCAGCGCAAGCAGAAAAAACTGCTTCAGTGCCAGCGCAGACCGAGCCGCTCGTTGGCTACGTGAGTCTGTATTCGGAGGGACAGCTTGCCTTCTCATCCAAGCTGCTTGCTGCTACTCCACTATCGAATACTCGTTTGGGAGTGACCCCGTTTATGTTCACGCTGCCACTCGGGACGCTGAAAGCAGGGAACTATAGGTGCCAGGTTACGCTGCTGGATGCCGAACAGCACCGCGTTGCATTCTGGCAAGGTCCTCTGCGAGTTATTCCATGA